ATTGTTAAAGGCAAATACAGACaaggaaaagcttaaaaaaacaaggaggaagccaggtttttcttcccttgctggATCAAGCTGTGAGGGGTGTTAAGGGACTTGCTCCCCCCAGTCATATTAGCCTGCTGCTGACTGGATTTGCCCTTTGCTTGGGGTGATGCTTCGCCACAGGATTATTTAAGTTATTAAGTGCCTcacccaggcagcagcagagccttcTGCACAGGCAATGGATGAGAGCTCACCTCCCATCTTGGAGAatgagaaactgaggcaggcaTGACCAGGCCAGTGCTCAGTGAGCCCAAGACACAGGGCCTCAGACTTGTCCCTGAGCCTTTTTGATGGAGACCTTGATAGTGTTCGGGGCAGCCTCCTTGCAGTGCTGGGTGCTCACAGTCCAGCTGACAGGAGCTGTATGGGGTTAATTGATCTGCTTCTGTGACGAAGCCCGTCTGCACCCTGGCCTTCCTCTAAATGCTGCCTGCCAAAACAAATCAGCCAGCTCCTCTCTGGGCCACCCAACCGCCCCAGGCTCTCTGCACATCCATTCAGTTAGTTTTGCATctggcaggcagggaaggggagggcaGCCCAGGGCCCTCTCTCCTAGCAGCTGCCAAGGTGCTGCCTGTTTGCCAGGCACCATCCCTGCCgggctgctctccctgcatCTATCAGGAATAATAACCTGGTCCCATTCCCATCATGGGCTGTGCTCCATGCTATCACCCTCTCCAACAACACAGCTCTCTATCCCCCCAGCCCACTGTGGGAAGCCCCCTGCACTCTCTTCCACCTTCTTACCATTCCCATGATGCTGGCAGGTCTCCAGGCCTTGTTTTGGGATTTATAGGGCTTGGGCTGGGGGAAGCTGGCCACGAGCTCTGGTGTTTTAATTATGGAGAGGGCAAGAAAGAAACAGGCAGGATTGCCCTGCACTTTGTAAGCTTCTTATCCCCTGCAACTCGCCAGCTGATGGCTGATCCTGGCTAGCTGCTTCTTACTGTTCCTGCCTGACCATCCAATGCTGCTGGGTCCTATCCTGACTATCTCTAACAGCCAGGATCCCAAATAAGGGACCTAGTGCCGGCGTGCCTGCAGGTGCAGCATGACCCAAAGCAGCCCTGTGTTGCCTGCCTGTCACCCTGCCGCCGCGGTACAGAGGAGCCTCTGAGGATACTTGGAGCAAATGAAAGCACCTCTTCCCCACCTGAAGTAACATCCCAGGTTCCTCAGCtcttcccatccccatccccattgTCTGCAGCCTCTCATTTGGGTGGCAAAGATGTGTTTCACATCAGGCACAACCCCCAAACGCTTCCCCCCTGCCTGGTCACCCCCTACCCCGAGCCCTGCGCTCAGTACTCACTTTCAATGAATAGGCCAAGGCGATGAAGCCGAGGCAGCAGAAGTTGAGGTATACAAAGTTGAAGATGGACCAGAGATAGTAGTCGTTCACCTCGGTGGTGTCAGGGTAGATTTCGATGACAGTGGTGGGATTGGTCATTGTCTTCTTCTCCACCGAGTGCTTGCATGGGACCGCTGGCCGCAGGCTGTCCCCTTTGCAGCTCTTGCTTTCCATGAGATAAATGGCAGAAGAAGGAGACAGGACGGGCGAAGCTTGCCGGAGCGCTGGGGGCTTGGCAATGCAGGCGAAGCAGCCCTGTGGGGGGCCTTGCGGGGGTCTCGGGGTCCAGGCCACCCCCTCAAAGGGGCATGGTGGGCCCAAGGTGGGGTCCTGTGTCCTCTCCGTGGTGGCTGCTGCGGCGTCACCTCGCTCTGCCCTGGCAAAGCAAAAAGCCTCCCCGTCAAAAATGGGGGTGAGGGGATGGAAAGGCCGGGAGCagagtgaaaagagaaagaggggaaggagcagagaagggGAGACGTGGGGGGAAGGcagaagagacagagagggaCCGGGAGACCgaggagagagcagggagaggagtgagggagtgggcagaggagagagggaggagagtagggcaggcaggagagggaggagggaacaCCGCTACACCCGGGAACCACGACGCCGCCGCCTcggcgcggagccgccgccggccccggccccgcggcggggACAGAGGCGCGGGCAAGGGCGGGCAGCATCCCTCCCCCTCTGCCACGGCCTCCCCCGCCGCTGCCCGCTGGCCTGAGTGACCCGCGTTCCAGTCACCACGGgggaaataatcttttttttaaaaaaggagacaaataaaaacagaaagaaacacatgGGAGGCGCCGGGGGTCTGCGAGGGAGTTGTCAGCCGACCGCGCTGCAGCCCCCCGCAGCCCTCCCCGCCCGCCTGTCTGTCTGTCGGGgccttctcctttctgtcccATGCCGGGATGGGAGCCGGTGGCTCGGCTGCGGGAAGAGCGGCTCTCCCGGTGCGGCAGAGCAGCCcgcccctccctccctccttccttaGGGGGGTGGgtattttgggggggatttttttttccctgagtccTAGTCTTTACGGTGATTCCATTTCCCGGTTCCTTCCACCTGCCAGCAGGTTTCCCATACCCCGCTCtctccaccttttttttttttatttttaaggatatCGTGGCtgaggaggtggaggaagaggaggaggggaagaggggaTGAAGACAGAGGATGGGGAAGGGCATATTAGAAGAAGTTCCTCTCCACCCTAGCTTCGCAAATAGGAGAGACTATTCCACCT
This portion of the Vidua chalybeata isolate OUT-0048 chromosome 6, bVidCha1 merged haplotype, whole genome shotgun sequence genome encodes:
- the IFITM10 gene encoding interferon-induced transmembrane protein 10 isoform X2, which codes for MGAPLPALPSSFNSSAEEAEPEAVLSRICSDSPHPSLAERGDAAAATTERTQDPTLGPPCPFEGVAWTPRPPQGPPQGCFACIAKPPALRQASPVLSPSSAIYLMESKSCKGDSLRPAVPCKHSVEKKTMTNPTTVIEIYPDTTEVNDYYLWSIFNFVYLNFCCLGFIALAYSLKESSSRAWLSCHSRTLKGDIWKHLGVQRHAGGGKAALERCGRLEL
- the IFITM10 gene encoding interferon-induced transmembrane protein 10 isoform X1, yielding MGAPLPALPSSFNSSAEEAEPEAVLSRICSDSPHPSLAERGDAAAATTERTQDPTLGPPCPFEGVAWTPRPPQGPPQGCFACIAKPPALRQASPVLSPSSAIYLMESKSCKGDSLRPAVPCKHSVEKKTMTNPTTVIEIYPDTTEVNDYYLWSIFNFVYLNFCCLGFIALAYSLKVRDKKLLNDLNGAVEDAKTARLFNITSSALATFCIILIFIFLRYPLTDY